In one Hippocampus zosterae strain Florida chromosome 10, ASM2543408v3, whole genome shotgun sequence genomic region, the following are encoded:
- the mre11a gene encoding double-strand break repair protein MRE11 isoform X1, producing MSSDNALDDDDTFKILIATDIHLGYLEKDAIRGGDSYTTFEEILKCAKTNQVDFILLGGDLFHENKPTRRCLHTCITMLRKYCMGESPINFNILSDQTVNFNTTQFPWVNYQDENLNISIPVFSIHGNHDDPTGAEGLCALDLLSASGLVNHFGHSQSLEKIEISPILLQKGNSKLALYGLGSIPDERLYRMFVNNHVTMLRPKEDQDEWFNLFAIHQNRSKHGPTNYIPEQFLDEFLDLVVWGHEHECLIAPSRNEQQLFYVTQPGSSVATSLSPGEATKKHIGLLRVKGRRMNLQKIPLKTVRQFFIQDVVLSDYQDAFTVDTPNVIKKVENLCHAKVNEMLEQAERERLGCPLTPEKPLIRLRVDYTGGFETFNTSRFSQKYVEQVANPKDLIHFLRCREKKERIKDELSVDYSRVLKTTAVEGLRVEDLVKQYFEATEQKVQLSLLTEHGMGKALQEFVDKDEKDAIEELITYQLEKTQRHLQGRSVITEQEIDEEIKRIRESKKNTMEEENEIDEAINRAKAHRLERGQTALDINMSDPPSDVDSDQDAPPARGRGRGTRGRGRGRGAKASEPKSSTRGASKKSQMTSQSRSIMQAFQAPSQRPSRSTLPTSYAEDDLTIDDSDEDVPVMKTRPSSKAASTSSFLRESSQSQSSKGVSFDDSDEDDPFKGPARRARR from the exons ATGTCTTCAGACAATGCCTT GGATGATGATGACACCTTTAAGATCCTCATTGCTACTGATATTCATCTCGGATACCTGGAGAAAGACGCCATCCGCGGAGGTGACTCCTACACCACATTCGAAGAGATCCTGAAATGTGCCAAGACAAATCAG GTGGATTTCATCCTGTTGGGAGGTGATCTGTTTCATGAGAACAAGCCGACACGCCGATGCCTCCACACCTGTATTACTATGCTGAGAAAATACTGCATGGGCGAATCGCCCATAAACTTCAACATACTCAGTGACCAGACGGTTAATTTCAACACGACACA GTTCCCTTGGGTTAATTATCAGGATGAAAATCTAAACATTTCCATTCCCGTGTTTAGCATACATGGTAACCACGACGACCCGACTGGG GCTGAAGGGTTGTGCGCGTTGGATCTCCTCAGCGCCTCTGGTCTCGTGAATCACTTTGGTCACTCTCAGTCACTGGAGAAGATTGAGATCAGCCCCATCCTCTTGCAGAAAGGCAACAGCAAGCTGGCTTTATACGGTCTCG GTTCCATCCCAGATGAGCGTCTCTACAGGATGTTTGTCAATAACCATGTGACGATGTTGCGCCCCAAAGAAGACCAAGATGAGTGGTTTAACCTGTTTGCCATTCACCAGAACAG GAGTAAGCACGGCCCCACAAACTACATCCCTGAGCAGTTCCTGGATGAGTTCCTTGACTTGGTGGTGTGGGGTCACGAGCACGAGTGTTTGATAGCACCGAGCAGAAATGAACAGCAGCTTTTCTACGTAACGCAGCCTGGCAGCTCCGTAGCCACCTCGCTGTCTCCCGGAGAGGCGACCAAGAA ACACATCGGGTTGCTGAGGGTGAAAGGACGTAGAATGAACCTGCAGAAGATCCCCCTAAAGACCGTACGTCAGTTCTTTATCCAAGATGTGGTGCTCTCAGACTACCAGGACGCGTTCACAGTGGATACGCCCAATGTCATAAAGAAGGTGGAGAACCTTTGCCACGCTAAG GTCAATGAGATGCTAGAACAAGCCGAGAGGGAGCGATTGGGATGTCCGCTAACTCCCGAGAAACCGCTCATCCGCCTCAGG GTCGACTACACCGGCGGATTTGAGACCTTCAACACTTCCCGCTTTAGTCAAAAATACGTGGAACAGGTGGCGAACCCAAAAGACCTTATTCACTTTCTCCGATGTAGAGAGAAAAAGGAGCGAATCAAAG ATGAATTGAGTGTTGACTACAGCAGGGTACTAAAAACAACAGCAGTCGAGGGGCTGAGAGTAGAGGACCTGGTGAAGCAGTACTTTGAAGCAACTGAGCAG AAGGTGCAGCTGTCGCTCCTGACAGAACATGGCATGGGCAAAGCCCTTCAGGAGTTTGTCGACAAAGATGAGAAAGACGCCATCGAGGAGCTGATCACCTACCAGCTCGAGAAGACGCAGCGCCACCTCCAGGGCCGGAGTGTAATCACAGAGCAAGAGATCGACGAAGAG ATCAAGCGAATCAGAGagtccaaaaagaacacaatggAGGAAGAAAATGAAATCGATGAG GCGATTAATAGAGCCAAGGCTCACCGCTTGGAGCGCGGACAGACCGCACTGGACATCAACATGTCAGACCCGCCGAGCGACGTGGATTCTGACCAAGACGCTCCACCTGCCAGAGGAAGAGGTCGAGGGACCAGAGGGCGGGGGCGAGGAAGAG GTGCTAAAGCCTCGGAGCCGAAATCCTCCACACGAGGAGCTTCCAAGAAATCCCAGATGACGAGCCAGAGCAGAAGCATCATGCAAG CGTTTCAAGCTCCGTCCCAAAGACCTTCTCGGAGCACATTGCCCACATCCTATGCAGAAGATGAT CTAACCATTGATGACTCGGATGAAGACGTACCTGTAATGAAAACTCGGCCCTCCTCCAA GGCCGCATCAACGTCGTCATTCTTGCGAGAAAGTTCTCAGAGCCAGTCGTCCAAAGGAGTGAGTTTTGATGACAGCGATGAG GATGATCCCTTTAAAGGCCC
- the mre11a gene encoding double-strand break repair protein MRE11 isoform X2 encodes MPWMMMTPLRSSLLLIFISDTWRKTPSAEVDFILLGGDLFHENKPTRRCLHTCITMLRKYCMGESPINFNILSDQTVNFNTTQFPWVNYQDENLNISIPVFSIHGNHDDPTGAEGLCALDLLSASGLVNHFGHSQSLEKIEISPILLQKGNSKLALYGLGSIPDERLYRMFVNNHVTMLRPKEDQDEWFNLFAIHQNRSKHGPTNYIPEQFLDEFLDLVVWGHEHECLIAPSRNEQQLFYVTQPGSSVATSLSPGEATKKHIGLLRVKGRRMNLQKIPLKTVRQFFIQDVVLSDYQDAFTVDTPNVIKKVENLCHAKVNEMLEQAERERLGCPLTPEKPLIRLRVDYTGGFETFNTSRFSQKYVEQVANPKDLIHFLRCREKKERIKDELSVDYSRVLKTTAVEGLRVEDLVKQYFEATEQKVQLSLLTEHGMGKALQEFVDKDEKDAIEELITYQLEKTQRHLQGRSVITEQEIDEEIKRIRESKKNTMEEENEIDEAINRAKAHRLERGQTALDINMSDPPSDVDSDQDAPPARGRGRGTRGRGRGRGAKASEPKSSTRGASKKSQMTSQSRSIMQAFQAPSQRPSRSTLPTSYAEDDLTIDDSDEDVPVMKTRPSSKAASTSSFLRESSQSQSSKGVSFDDSDEDDPFKGPARRARR; translated from the exons ATGCCTT GGATGATGATGACACCTTTAAGATCCTCATTGCTACTGATATTCATCTCGGATACCTGGAGAAAGACGCCATCCGCGGAG GTGGATTTCATCCTGTTGGGAGGTGATCTGTTTCATGAGAACAAGCCGACACGCCGATGCCTCCACACCTGTATTACTATGCTGAGAAAATACTGCATGGGCGAATCGCCCATAAACTTCAACATACTCAGTGACCAGACGGTTAATTTCAACACGACACA GTTCCCTTGGGTTAATTATCAGGATGAAAATCTAAACATTTCCATTCCCGTGTTTAGCATACATGGTAACCACGACGACCCGACTGGG GCTGAAGGGTTGTGCGCGTTGGATCTCCTCAGCGCCTCTGGTCTCGTGAATCACTTTGGTCACTCTCAGTCACTGGAGAAGATTGAGATCAGCCCCATCCTCTTGCAGAAAGGCAACAGCAAGCTGGCTTTATACGGTCTCG GTTCCATCCCAGATGAGCGTCTCTACAGGATGTTTGTCAATAACCATGTGACGATGTTGCGCCCCAAAGAAGACCAAGATGAGTGGTTTAACCTGTTTGCCATTCACCAGAACAG GAGTAAGCACGGCCCCACAAACTACATCCCTGAGCAGTTCCTGGATGAGTTCCTTGACTTGGTGGTGTGGGGTCACGAGCACGAGTGTTTGATAGCACCGAGCAGAAATGAACAGCAGCTTTTCTACGTAACGCAGCCTGGCAGCTCCGTAGCCACCTCGCTGTCTCCCGGAGAGGCGACCAAGAA ACACATCGGGTTGCTGAGGGTGAAAGGACGTAGAATGAACCTGCAGAAGATCCCCCTAAAGACCGTACGTCAGTTCTTTATCCAAGATGTGGTGCTCTCAGACTACCAGGACGCGTTCACAGTGGATACGCCCAATGTCATAAAGAAGGTGGAGAACCTTTGCCACGCTAAG GTCAATGAGATGCTAGAACAAGCCGAGAGGGAGCGATTGGGATGTCCGCTAACTCCCGAGAAACCGCTCATCCGCCTCAGG GTCGACTACACCGGCGGATTTGAGACCTTCAACACTTCCCGCTTTAGTCAAAAATACGTGGAACAGGTGGCGAACCCAAAAGACCTTATTCACTTTCTCCGATGTAGAGAGAAAAAGGAGCGAATCAAAG ATGAATTGAGTGTTGACTACAGCAGGGTACTAAAAACAACAGCAGTCGAGGGGCTGAGAGTAGAGGACCTGGTGAAGCAGTACTTTGAAGCAACTGAGCAG AAGGTGCAGCTGTCGCTCCTGACAGAACATGGCATGGGCAAAGCCCTTCAGGAGTTTGTCGACAAAGATGAGAAAGACGCCATCGAGGAGCTGATCACCTACCAGCTCGAGAAGACGCAGCGCCACCTCCAGGGCCGGAGTGTAATCACAGAGCAAGAGATCGACGAAGAG ATCAAGCGAATCAGAGagtccaaaaagaacacaatggAGGAAGAAAATGAAATCGATGAG GCGATTAATAGAGCCAAGGCTCACCGCTTGGAGCGCGGACAGACCGCACTGGACATCAACATGTCAGACCCGCCGAGCGACGTGGATTCTGACCAAGACGCTCCACCTGCCAGAGGAAGAGGTCGAGGGACCAGAGGGCGGGGGCGAGGAAGAG GTGCTAAAGCCTCGGAGCCGAAATCCTCCACACGAGGAGCTTCCAAGAAATCCCAGATGACGAGCCAGAGCAGAAGCATCATGCAAG CGTTTCAAGCTCCGTCCCAAAGACCTTCTCGGAGCACATTGCCCACATCCTATGCAGAAGATGAT CTAACCATTGATGACTCGGATGAAGACGTACCTGTAATGAAAACTCGGCCCTCCTCCAA GGCCGCATCAACGTCGTCATTCTTGCGAGAAAGTTCTCAGAGCCAGTCGTCCAAAGGAGTGAGTTTTGATGACAGCGATGAG GATGATCCCTTTAAAGGCCC
- the LOC127609362 gene encoding centrosomal protein of 57 kDa-like isoform X1 encodes METASKTSAVAVESARQELHLVADRAAGDCQSLPSYKEYPAPRPCSNPPSAPYAPYRPPSPSKGYPENSSAGSLTCSEGISEYRGYTLVHWTVFQSGLHGYCNMMPLCLLMLAALTSAVTPPLPCLGAAILSALRHLQEKIRRLELANKGGELGGRTLRRDTPRPHTAKMTQRTSTSQTDVGRVTDNQSNCNQALVSQLAAAESRCLNLERQLDQMRKMLHNAQGEKKNLLKQQVTFGASRSTHGQANAVSERMQLQKMLRLEQEYLTLTRTQAQAEVKIHELELKLQEEEQQRKLVQDKANQLQSGLEINRILLQSASPPRWTSTDPKERNAILKNKFSHWEPHYRLNLSDVPFVAGKSVGGSHSVRANVQSVLSLLKRHQPQLCNSRVLGSDKNAFRPGGTNRRHSDAASSTSGELAELLQALQEELRVMSLEQDQLMRELDRSVSLQERRQLQREQETLLLKMERKGEQISKLYKHKIQMKKLKKEACQKNPPRVSAVKPGEKSKHNLGLLKDMKALQTSLR; translated from the exons ATGGAGACTGCGTCAAAAACATCTGCTGTTGCTGTAGAATCTGCGCGACAG GAGTTGCATCTAGTTGCTGATAGAGCTGCAGGTGACTGCCAGTCATTGCCGTCCTATAAAGAATACCCTGCACCCCGGCCATGCAGCAACCCACCAAGTGCCCCCTACGCCCCCTATCGACCTCCATCTCCCAGCAAAGGCTATCCTGAGAACAGCAGTGCAGGTTCTCTGACGTGTTCTGAGGGCATTTCTGAATACAGAGGGTATACATTGGTGCACTGGACTGTGTTTCAGAGCGGGCTCCATGGTTACTGCAACATGATGCCACTATGCTTACTTATGTTGGCCGCATTGACATCTGCTGTTACTCCTCCCCTCCCCTGCCTCGGCGCAGCCATCCTGTCAGCGTTGAGACATCTCCAGGAGAAGATCAGGAGGTTGGAGTTGGCGAATAAAGGCGGCGAGCTCGGCGGCCGCACACTAAGGAGAGATACGCCGCGTCCACACACCGCTAAGATGACCCAGAGGACCTCAACTAGCCAGACGGATGTGGGGAGAGTGACGGATAATCAGTCCAACTGCAACCAAG CATTAGTCTCCCAACTTGCGGCTGCAGAGTCTCGCTGTCTGAACCTGGAGCGTCAGCTAGATCAGATGAGGAAGATGTTGCACAATGctcagggagagaaaaaaaacctcctcAAGCAACAG GTGACCTTTGGGGCGTCGAGGTCCACGCACGGACAAGCCAATGCGGTGTCTGAGCGCATGCAACTGCAGAAAATGCTTCGACTGGAGCAAGAATATCTCACGCTGACACGCACTCAGGCCCAAGCTGAG GTGAAAATTCACGAGCTGGAGCTGAAACTGCAGGAAGAAGAGCAACAGAGAAAGCTGGTGCAGGATAAAGCAAACCAG CTGCAGTCGGGTTTGGAGATCAACAGGATCCTGCTGCAGTCGGCCTCGCCACCGCGATGGACCAGCACGGACCCTAAAGAGAGGAATGCAATTTTAAAG aataagtTCTCCCACTGGGAACCTCACTACAGACTTAACCTCAGTGATGTACCTTTTGTGGCCGGAAAG TCCGTGGGCGGCAGCCACTCGGTCCGAGCCAACGTGCAGTCGGTTTTGTCCCTTCTGAAGCGCCACCAGCCTCAACTGTGCAACAGCCGTGTCCTCGGCAGCGACAAAAATGCTTTCCGCCCGGGCGGGACAAACCGCCGCCATTCGGACGCTGCCTCTTCCACCAGTGGGGAGCTGGCGGAGCTTCTGCAGGCACTACAAGAGGAGCTCAGGGTGATGAGCTT agaGCAAGACCAACTGATGCGTGAGCTGGACCGCAGTGTTTCTCTGCAGGAAAGAAGGCAGCTGCAGCGCGAGCAGGAGACCTTGCTCCTCAAAATGGAACGCAAAGGAGAGCAGATTAGTAAACTCTACAAGCACAAAATTcag atgaagaaattaaaaaaagaggcgTGCCAGAAGAATCCACCCAGAGTGAGTGCAGTCAAACCAGGAGAGAAAAGCAAGCACAATCTCGGGCTTCTCAAGGACATGAAAGCACTACAGACGTCTTTAAGATAG
- the LOC127609362 gene encoding centrosomal protein of 57 kDa-like isoform X2 — translation METASKTSAVAVESARQELHLVADRAAGDCQSLPSYKEYPAPRPCSNPPSAPYAPYRPPSPSKGYPENSSAAILSALRHLQEKIRRLELANKGGELGGRTLRRDTPRPHTAKMTQRTSTSQTDVGRVTDNQSNCNQALVSQLAAAESRCLNLERQLDQMRKMLHNAQGEKKNLLKQQVTFGASRSTHGQANAVSERMQLQKMLRLEQEYLTLTRTQAQAEVKIHELELKLQEEEQQRKLVQDKANQLQSGLEINRILLQSASPPRWTSTDPKERNAILKNKFSHWEPHYRLNLSDVPFVAGKSVGGSHSVRANVQSVLSLLKRHQPQLCNSRVLGSDKNAFRPGGTNRRHSDAASSTSGELAELLQALQEELRVMSLEQDQLMRELDRSVSLQERRQLQREQETLLLKMERKGEQISKLYKHKIQMKKLKKEACQKNPPRVSAVKPGEKSKHNLGLLKDMKALQTSLR, via the exons ATGGAGACTGCGTCAAAAACATCTGCTGTTGCTGTAGAATCTGCGCGACAG GAGTTGCATCTAGTTGCTGATAGAGCTGCAGGTGACTGCCAGTCATTGCCGTCCTATAAAGAATACCCTGCACCCCGGCCATGCAGCAACCCACCAAGTGCCCCCTACGCCCCCTATCGACCTCCATCTCCCAGCAAAGGCTATCCTGAGAACAGCAGTGCAG CCATCCTGTCAGCGTTGAGACATCTCCAGGAGAAGATCAGGAGGTTGGAGTTGGCGAATAAAGGCGGCGAGCTCGGCGGCCGCACACTAAGGAGAGATACGCCGCGTCCACACACCGCTAAGATGACCCAGAGGACCTCAACTAGCCAGACGGATGTGGGGAGAGTGACGGATAATCAGTCCAACTGCAACCAAG CATTAGTCTCCCAACTTGCGGCTGCAGAGTCTCGCTGTCTGAACCTGGAGCGTCAGCTAGATCAGATGAGGAAGATGTTGCACAATGctcagggagagaaaaaaaacctcctcAAGCAACAG GTGACCTTTGGGGCGTCGAGGTCCACGCACGGACAAGCCAATGCGGTGTCTGAGCGCATGCAACTGCAGAAAATGCTTCGACTGGAGCAAGAATATCTCACGCTGACACGCACTCAGGCCCAAGCTGAG GTGAAAATTCACGAGCTGGAGCTGAAACTGCAGGAAGAAGAGCAACAGAGAAAGCTGGTGCAGGATAAAGCAAACCAG CTGCAGTCGGGTTTGGAGATCAACAGGATCCTGCTGCAGTCGGCCTCGCCACCGCGATGGACCAGCACGGACCCTAAAGAGAGGAATGCAATTTTAAAG aataagtTCTCCCACTGGGAACCTCACTACAGACTTAACCTCAGTGATGTACCTTTTGTGGCCGGAAAG TCCGTGGGCGGCAGCCACTCGGTCCGAGCCAACGTGCAGTCGGTTTTGTCCCTTCTGAAGCGCCACCAGCCTCAACTGTGCAACAGCCGTGTCCTCGGCAGCGACAAAAATGCTTTCCGCCCGGGCGGGACAAACCGCCGCCATTCGGACGCTGCCTCTTCCACCAGTGGGGAGCTGGCGGAGCTTCTGCAGGCACTACAAGAGGAGCTCAGGGTGATGAGCTT agaGCAAGACCAACTGATGCGTGAGCTGGACCGCAGTGTTTCTCTGCAGGAAAGAAGGCAGCTGCAGCGCGAGCAGGAGACCTTGCTCCTCAAAATGGAACGCAAAGGAGAGCAGATTAGTAAACTCTACAAGCACAAAATTcag atgaagaaattaaaaaaagaggcgTGCCAGAAGAATCCACCCAGAGTGAGTGCAGTCAAACCAGGAGAGAAAAGCAAGCACAATCTCGGGCTTCTCAAGGACATGAAAGCACTACAGACGTCTTTAAGATAG
- the LOC127609402 gene encoding uncharacterized protein LOC127609402 isoform X2 — MLMNKTSSPRATGRPLPCRQISCIGGDTMHSAKPRSALTWYACKPGTGSMLNTRQHRELHDPHQQSPALFGKPWFWQRTSSTMEGTRSLARVIMEMREEIRKLEDQKRVLPKDRDGEVDQEDEQTRAMFLDEEQENPYLKRNVSAPILKGQFKEYKVRRYSMNSRPPGVTRNERVVDPWMSHFGWARLQEEVLEGNGKRDRSVTSDVASASDGTSLQEYVHKTRDKVKTVTFLLPVDDIYTSKPVMSRPQEATPTKLPIT, encoded by the exons ATGCTAATGAATAAAACATCCTCCCCAAGGGCGACTGGCAGACCTCTTCCTTGCAGACAGATCAGCTGTATAGGCGGTGACACCATGCATTCAGCCAAGCCAAGATCCGCACTGACATGGTACGCATGCAAGCCAGGGACGGGCAGCATGTTAAACACCAGGCAGCACCGGGAGCTGCACGACCCACATCAACAATCTCCCGCGCTCTTTGGGAAGCCCTGGTTCTGGCAGCGCACCAGCAGCACCATGGAAGGAACCCGCAGCCTGGCCCGGGTCATCATGGAGATGCGGGAAGAAATCAGGAAACTGGAAGACCAGAAGCGAGTGCTGCCGAAGGACAGGGACGGGGAAGTGGACCAAGAGGATGAGCAGACACGGGCTATGTTTTTAGATGAAGAGCAGGAAAACCCATATCTCAAGAGGAACGTATCTGCTCCCATTCTAAAAGGACAATTTAAGGAATATAAAG TGCGAAGGTACTCCATGAACTCTCGCCCACCTGGGGTGACACGGAACGAGCGTGTAGTGGACCCTTGGATGAGCCACTTTGGATGGGCGCGTCTACAGGAGGAGGTCCTGGAAGGGAACGGCAAACGTGATCGCTCTGTCACCAGTGACGTGGCCTCAGCAAGCGACGGGACGTCCCTTCAGGAATATGTGCACAAGACCAG AGACAAAGTGAAAACAGTCACATTCCTTCTACCAGTGGATGACATCTACACCAGCAAACCAGTCATGTCCAGGCCTCAGGAGGCCACACCCACCAAGCTCCCCATCACATAG
- the LOC127609402 gene encoding uncharacterized protein LOC127609402 isoform X1 has protein sequence MLMNKTSSPRATGRPLPCRQISCIGGDTMHSAKPRSALTWYACKPGTGSMLNTRQHRELHDPHQQSPALFGKPWFWQRTSSTMEGTRSLARVIMEMREEIRKLEDQKRVLPKDRDGEVDQEDEQTRAMFLDEEQENPYLKRNVSAPILKGQFKEYKDNVVMTVRRYSMNSRPPGVTRNERVVDPWMSHFGWARLQEEVLEGNGKRDRSVTSDVASASDGTSLQEYVHKTRDKVKTVTFLLPVDDIYTSKPVMSRPQEATPTKLPIT, from the exons ATGCTAATGAATAAAACATCCTCCCCAAGGGCGACTGGCAGACCTCTTCCTTGCAGACAGATCAGCTGTATAGGCGGTGACACCATGCATTCAGCCAAGCCAAGATCCGCACTGACATGGTACGCATGCAAGCCAGGGACGGGCAGCATGTTAAACACCAGGCAGCACCGGGAGCTGCACGACCCACATCAACAATCTCCCGCGCTCTTTGGGAAGCCCTGGTTCTGGCAGCGCACCAGCAGCACCATGGAAGGAACCCGCAGCCTGGCCCGGGTCATCATGGAGATGCGGGAAGAAATCAGGAAACTGGAAGACCAGAAGCGAGTGCTGCCGAAGGACAGGGACGGGGAAGTGGACCAAGAGGATGAGCAGACACGGGCTATGTTTTTAGATGAAGAGCAGGAAAACCCATATCTCAAGAGGAACGTATCTGCTCCCATTCTAAAAGGACAATTTAAGGAATATAAAG ACAATGTTGTAATGACAGTGCGAAGGTACTCCATGAACTCTCGCCCACCTGGGGTGACACGGAACGAGCGTGTAGTGGACCCTTGGATGAGCCACTTTGGATGGGCGCGTCTACAGGAGGAGGTCCTGGAAGGGAACGGCAAACGTGATCGCTCTGTCACCAGTGACGTGGCCTCAGCAAGCGACGGGACGTCCCTTCAGGAATATGTGCACAAGACCAG AGACAAAGTGAAAACAGTCACATTCCTTCTACCAGTGGATGACATCTACACCAGCAAACCAGTCATGTCCAGGCCTCAGGAGGCCACACCCACCAAGCTCCCCATCACATAG